One stretch of Thermococcus sp. 21S9 DNA includes these proteins:
- a CDS encoding phospho-sugar mutase yields the protein MEVYYSQRFNPEELALLGRAIGTVSHGTIIVGRDGRAISRYGKRAMVVGIVSTGSTIMDVRLIPLIALKDFAHKKGLPLAYVYYYGGVRVYVSGIDVDEINAILESRSFIEAQPNDIGATVYYPNALDDFMHDVFKHYNFKLEGKALVDAMNTPAVLFFPRMNEHFGFEVELMNDMMTSYLPPKPKEVFLHKLNKGDYDFGMRFRPDGVVEFYKGDEQKEFVSMWSLFDYMKRLSV from the coding sequence GTGGAAGTGTATTATTCGCAGAGGTTTAATCCCGAGGAGCTTGCCCTCCTTGGAAGGGCCATAGGAACAGTTTCCCACGGAACGATAATAGTGGGCAGGGACGGAAGGGCCATCTCGCGCTACGGAAAGAGGGCTATGGTCGTTGGCATAGTCAGCACCGGTTCAACGATAATGGACGTCCGCCTGATTCCGCTCATAGCCCTCAAGGACTTCGCCCACAAGAAGGGTCTCCCGCTCGCTTACGTCTACTACTACGGGGGCGTTAGGGTTTACGTCAGCGGAATCGACGTCGACGAGATAAACGCCATCCTCGAGAGCAGGAGCTTCATCGAGGCCCAGCCCAACGACATTGGTGCGACGGTCTACTACCCCAACGCCCTTGACGACTTCATGCACGACGTCTTCAAGCACTACAACTTCAAGCTTGAGGGAAAAGCCCTCGTTGATGCAATGAACACCCCTGCGGTGCTCTTCTTCCCGAGGATGAACGAGCACTTCGGCTTTGAGGTCGAGCTCATGAACGACATGATGACCAGCTACCTGCCACCGAAGCCCAAGGAGGTCTTCCTTCACAAGTTGAACAAGGGCGACTACGACTTTGGAATGCGCTTCAGGCCAGATGGTGTCGTCGAGTTCTACAAAGGGGACGAGCAGAAGGAGTTCGTGAGCATGTGGTCACTCTTTGACTACATGAAGAGGCTCTCGGTATAA
- the tmk gene encoding dTMP kinase, whose product MGIFIVLEGIDGAGKSTQAKLLKLWFEEKGYEVVLTKEPTDTPFGKLIRKLVLTGGREGIIDGAKISHEAEALLFAADRAEHVDKLIKPALESGKVVISDRYFYSSLAYQWARGLDLEWLIDLNRFAIRPDLVLLLDLPVKESMKRIKTRSIKSEFDKIVELQKKVRENYLKLAERFPEIKIVNALEDVEGVHGQIVALVEALLEK is encoded by the coding sequence TTGGGGATATTCATTGTGCTTGAGGGCATAGACGGCGCTGGAAAGTCAACCCAGGCAAAGTTGCTCAAGCTGTGGTTTGAGGAAAAAGGCTACGAGGTCGTTCTCACCAAGGAACCGACGGACACTCCCTTCGGAAAGCTTATCAGAAAACTCGTTTTGACGGGTGGAAGGGAGGGCATCATTGACGGGGCTAAAATAAGCCACGAGGCCGAGGCTTTACTCTTCGCGGCGGACAGGGCCGAGCATGTTGACAAGCTCATAAAACCCGCGCTCGAATCCGGAAAGGTTGTGATTTCAGACCGCTACTTCTACTCCTCCCTTGCATACCAGTGGGCGAGGGGACTCGACCTTGAGTGGCTGATAGACCTCAACCGCTTTGCAATAAGACCCGACCTTGTTCTGCTCCTCGACCTACCCGTTAAGGAGAGCATGAAACGCATAAAGACGAGGAGCATAAAAAGCGAGTTCGATAAGATAGTTGAACTCCAGAAGAAGGTTCGTGAGAACTATCTGAAGCTTGCGGAGCGCTTTCCCGAGATTAAAATCGTTAACGCGCTGGAGGACGTTGAAGGCGTTCACGGGCAGATTGTTGCCCTTGTTGAGGCTCTGCTCGAGAAATGA
- a CDS encoding NDP-sugar synthase: MKAVILAGGKGTRLLPLTVYRPKPMIPFFNRPLMEYALQSLIKAGVDEVYVLVGYLKERIIDYFGDGSEWGIEIHYSNKDNIKLGTAGATKKVVKHMDDTFFVVSSDVLTNLDLRALYEYHRKKKALATIALSEVDDPTQYGIAIIDEDGRIQQFKEKPRPEEVFSNLVNAGIYVFEPEAFDHVPKNKNFDFSKDLFPRMLENDLPLYGFPFKEYWNDVGRPSSYLQATEDVFLGRLILPQVKTESLKGNLEHGGALYTGRRCVLRKPEIRGFAVIGDDVEIGRNVKIERSVIFSGVTIEDGAEIKEAIIGENVHIGKGVVIQPGSVIGDNTLIEDFSKIGSNVKIWVESRIGRESIILPD, encoded by the coding sequence ATGAAGGCAGTGATTTTGGCCGGAGGCAAGGGAACGAGGCTTCTCCCGCTGACGGTTTACAGGCCAAAGCCAATGATACCCTTCTTCAACAGGCCCCTTATGGAGTACGCCCTTCAGAGCCTCATTAAGGCCGGGGTCGACGAGGTTTACGTTCTCGTCGGCTACCTTAAGGAGCGTATAATTGACTACTTCGGTGACGGAAGCGAGTGGGGAATAGAGATTCACTACTCCAACAAGGACAACATAAAGCTGGGAACCGCCGGCGCCACCAAGAAGGTCGTCAAGCACATGGACGATACGTTCTTCGTTGTCTCGAGCGACGTTCTCACCAACCTTGACCTGCGGGCGCTCTACGAGTACCACAGAAAGAAGAAGGCCCTCGCCACGATAGCGCTTTCCGAGGTCGACGACCCGACGCAGTATGGCATAGCGATAATAGACGAGGACGGCAGGATTCAGCAATTCAAGGAGAAGCCAAGGCCCGAGGAGGTCTTCAGCAACCTCGTCAACGCTGGCATCTACGTCTTTGAGCCCGAAGCGTTTGACCACGTCCCCAAGAACAAGAACTTCGACTTCTCCAAGGACCTCTTTCCGAGGATGCTCGAAAACGACCTTCCGCTCTACGGGTTCCCCTTCAAGGAGTACTGGAACGACGTGGGAAGGCCGTCGAGCTACCTTCAGGCGACGGAAGACGTGTTCCTCGGACGGCTCATTCTGCCTCAGGTGAAGACCGAAAGCCTTAAAGGTAACCTTGAGCACGGGGGAGCGCTTTACACGGGCAGGCGTTGCGTTCTGCGGAAGCCGGAAATCAGGGGCTTCGCCGTTATAGGCGACGATGTGGAGATAGGCAGAAACGTTAAAATTGAACGTTCGGTAATATTTTCAGGTGTGACCATCGAGGACGGGGCCGAGATTAAGGAGGCCATCATAGGGGAAAACGTTCACATAGGTAAGGGCGTCGTCATCCAGCCCGGTAGTGTCATCGGCGACAACACGCTCATCGAGGACTTCAGCAAGATAGGTTCGAACGTGAAGATTTGGGTTGAGTCAAGGATTGGCCGGGAGAGTATAATACTCCCAGATTGA
- the gcvPB gene encoding aminomethyl-transferring glycine dehydrogenase subunit GcvPB codes for MFRQAKWDEPLIFELSREGRVGYTLPKPIEDVDVEIPEKLKRKSTLNLPELSEPGVVKHYTRLSEMNYGVDSGIYPLGSCTMKYNPKINEEIAGHPGVAYVHPYQDERTVQGALRIMWELEQWLKEITGMDRFTLQPAAGANGEFTGVSIIRAYHLDNGEPQRDEMLVADSAHGTNPASAAMAGFKVIEIPSTEEGTMDLEALENAVGERTAGLMLTNPNTLGIFEDEILEIAKIVHKAGGLLYYDGANLNAVLGKVRPGDMGFDVVHLNLHKTFSTPHGGGGPGSGPVGVKDFLKDYLPVPLVGYDEENDRYYLDYNVPKSIGKVKELYGNFAVMVRALVYLKVMGRDGLKNASEIAVLNANYLTRKLLGTRGYELPGKKLRKHETVFSAEPMKKETGVTAMDVAKRLLDFGLHAPTVYFPLIVHEALMIEPTETVSREEIDAYVEALKRISEEAYTNPEAVKSAPHNTAVRRVDDVLAAKKPVLSWRMYLELKEKGEVDY; via the coding sequence ATGTTCCGCCAGGCTAAGTGGGACGAACCCCTCATCTTTGAGCTCTCCCGCGAGGGGCGGGTCGGCTATACGTTGCCGAAGCCGATTGAGGATGTTGATGTCGAAATCCCAGAGAAGCTCAAAAGGAAGAGCACCCTCAACCTCCCGGAGCTGAGCGAGCCGGGGGTAGTGAAGCACTACACTCGCTTAAGCGAGATGAACTACGGCGTCGATTCCGGAATCTATCCGCTCGGCTCGTGTACCATGAAGTACAACCCCAAGATAAACGAGGAGATTGCCGGTCACCCCGGAGTCGCCTACGTCCACCCCTACCAGGACGAGAGAACCGTCCAGGGCGCGCTTAGGATAATGTGGGAGCTGGAGCAGTGGTTGAAAGAGATAACCGGAATGGACCGCTTCACCCTTCAGCCGGCAGCTGGAGCAAACGGCGAATTCACCGGGGTTTCCATAATAAGGGCTTACCACCTCGACAACGGCGAGCCGCAGAGGGACGAGATGCTGGTTGCCGATTCCGCCCACGGAACGAACCCAGCCAGCGCGGCGATGGCCGGCTTCAAGGTCATCGAGATTCCCTCGACGGAAGAGGGGACGATGGACTTAGAGGCCCTTGAGAACGCCGTGGGTGAAAGGACAGCGGGATTAATGCTCACCAACCCCAACACCCTCGGCATCTTCGAGGACGAGATACTCGAGATAGCGAAGATAGTCCACAAGGCCGGTGGACTTCTCTACTACGACGGGGCAAACCTCAACGCAGTCCTCGGAAAGGTCAGACCTGGAGACATGGGCTTTGACGTCGTTCACCTCAACCTGCACAAGACGTTCTCAACACCGCACGGCGGAGGCGGGCCGGGAAGCGGACCGGTTGGAGTTAAGGACTTCCTCAAGGACTACCTGCCCGTTCCGCTGGTGGGCTACGACGAGGAGAACGACCGCTACTACCTCGACTACAACGTGCCCAAGAGCATAGGAAAGGTGAAGGAGCTCTACGGCAACTTCGCGGTGATGGTGAGGGCCCTGGTTTACCTCAAGGTCATGGGCAGGGACGGGCTGAAGAACGCGAGCGAGATAGCTGTTCTCAACGCCAACTACCTGACGAGGAAGCTTCTGGGAACGAGAGGCTACGAGTTACCCGGCAAAAAGCTTAGAAAGCACGAGACCGTCTTTTCAGCAGAGCCTATGAAGAAGGAAACCGGCGTTACCGCGATGGACGTGGCGAAGAGGTTGCTCGACTTCGGACTGCACGCGCCAACGGTTTACTTCCCGCTGATTGTGCACGAGGCCCTGATGATTGAGCCGACCGAGACGGTCAGCAGGGAGGAGATTGATGCGTACGTCGAGGCGCTGAAGAGGATAAGCGAGGAGGCCTACACCAACCCCGAGGCCGTCAAGAGCGCTCCCCACAATACCGCCGTGAGGCGCGTTGATGATGTCTTGGCTGCCAAGAAGCCAGTTCTCAGCTGGAGGATGTACCTTGAGCTGAAGGAGAAGGGCGAAGTGGACTACTGA